The Stigmatella aurantiaca DW4/3-1 genome contains the following window.
GCCGCCGTTGCCCACGGCGACCACGTCGGTGTGAAAGGCCCCCGCGTCGATGCCCTCCGGGTGCTGCTGGGGGAACAGCGTGCGCTCCGGGTCGAGCTGGTGCAGCCGGGCGAGGGCCTGGCTGGCCTCCAGCGTCTGCCGGGCGGGGAAGCGCTGGGGGCCCGTGAACTCCTTCCAACTGCTGCGGCCCCAGGCCAGCAAGTGCACCGCGGCGCGGCCGGGGGTGAACAGGCGGGTGTGGTTGGCGGCCCCTTCATCGGCGAACTGGCCCCCGCCGGGCAGGGGCGCATGGACGGCGAAGCGGGCCTCGTCCGCGAAGATGGCGCTCAGGACGGCGTGGGTGGTCTCGGCCTCCAGGGCCCGGTGGAACATCTGCTGGAGGTTGGCGGGCGTCAGGTGCATCCGTTGATCGCCCGTGTCCGAGGAGGGGGCACAGGTGGCGGCGTTGGCCGTCCACATGGCCGCGGCGCTGGAGGTGAGCCGCAGCAGGTGCTCGGCCTCGCGGGCGGCGCGGGTGATGACCGCCTCGTCGGGGCCCGTAAAGCCCAGCCTTCGCAGGTTCCGCAAGGAGGGGCGCGGTTGGGGCGGCAGCACGGCCTGGCCAACCCCCAGCCCCGCGACGAAGCGCATCTTCTCCAACCCCTGGAGCGCCGCCTGGCGCGGGTGGCTGGCCTTGCCCCCATGCGAGGTGGACGCCAGGTTGCCGGCCGAGAGACCGCCGTAATTGTGGGTAGGACCGACGAGGCCGTCGAAGTTGTACTCGCGCATTGGGTATAGAACCCCTTGTGGACCGTCCTCCCTTAGCAAAGCGGCTCAAGCGTTTCCTCCGCTACCTGCTTGTCCGGGCCGCGTTGGCCCTGGTGCACCCGCTGCCCCTGGGGCTGGCGGGGTGGCTGGGGGTGCGCTTCGGCGCGCTGGCATTCCTTCTGGCCGGGGGGGAGCGGCGCAAGGCCCTGAAGTCCCTGACCCAGGCCTTTCCCGAGCTGTCCGAGGCCGAGCGGCTCGCCCTGGCGAGGGCCGCCTTCCGCCACCTGGGCGCTGCCCTGTTTGAAGTGGGCTGCACGGCGGCGCTCGACCGCGAGTTGAAGCAGCGCGTCACGTGGCCCGAAGCGGAGCGCCGCGTGCTGGAGGAGGCGCTCGC
Protein-coding sequences here:
- the astB gene encoding N-succinylarginine dihydrolase, giving the protein MREYNFDGLVGPTHNYGGLSAGNLASTSHGGKASHPRQAALQGLEKMRFVAGLGVGQAVLPPQPRPSLRNLRRLGFTGPDEAVITRAAREAEHLLRLTSSAAAMWTANAATCAPSSDTGDQRMHLTPANLQQMFHRALEAETTHAVLSAIFADEARFAVHAPLPGGGQFADEGAANHTRLFTPGRAAVHLLAWGRSSWKEFTGPQRFPARQTLEASQALARLHQLDPERTLFPQQHPEGIDAGAFHTDVVAVGNGGFLMLHERAFVDPTGLLSTLREKLGEDFTSILATEAELPSKDAVKAYPFNSQVLTLPDGSMAIIAPVESQETETARRFLERVVAERNPVKQVHYLDLRQSMNNGGGPACLRQRICLTDAERAAVKANVFYTPDLHDALADWVTKHYRETLYPEDLKDPALARETMTALDVLTRLLKLGSVYDFQQ